The sequence below is a genomic window from Chaetodon auriga isolate fChaAug3 chromosome 8, fChaAug3.hap1, whole genome shotgun sequence.
CCATCAACCCAGACCCAGTTATTGGCACCAAATTCTTTTAACCCCAACCAGAATCCATGAAACTTGTCAAAGTAGGACTTGATGTTATTACTGATGAATTCCTGTAAATCGCACAGATcatcaaaaacatgcagatCAGGCATTTAAAACACTATCTCCCAATCCCAAAATTACCagaagcttttttcttttgcattttggaCCATTAACATAATGtgaatgtattgtttttgtttgctcgATCCTCTGAATCGTCACATAGTCTTGAAATCTGAACTGaaacacaattaaaaactttTAAAGTAACTCTGACTTGATGGTGTTGGAGCTCACCTGCTCTTGTTGACTGTTAATAACAACCAGATCTGCAGATGTGTCTTGGCAATACTTTCGGCTCGCTCCCCAACTCCTCCAAGAACTTTCCTTGTAAAACAGGTAGCACTTTTCCTGGAACGCAATCCAGTTTTTCTTACATGGATTACAGTCGAGAAGGACACTTGGGCCAGCTGTGtcacaaaatgtgcaaatacagacatgaatatagaaaaaaaaataatcaaggATTAAAAATTGCATCTACATTAGCGGAATGACTGCAccaatgtcagtcagtcagttcacCACTTCGGTCcagaatgaaatatctcaacaactgtcgGGTGGATTGCTTTGAAATTTGAGGAGGCCTACAAACTTTGATGATTTGGTGATCCCAAACTTTTCCTCGACCAGCATATCAAAGATTTAATTTAGATAACTCAATCTAAGTTTGATTGACACAACAATTGGTACAGACACTAGCGGTTCCTGGACAATGTGTCCTTATCATAGATAGGACAAGAAATGGACAGAACTGAAAAGTGAAGGCAACGCCAGAGCACcttaagtacagcctcacagccaCAGCATGGCTGTAGATGCTTGTTCTTATTTAGAAACACAAGCACCAATAAAGTCTTAAAATCAGACAGTGGCAACCAAATGCCATACATTTCTTCAGCAGCAGTTGTTTTGAGTTGACCGTTCGATAGCTGGTACGTAACCGTCACTGTCACGGCTCCTGACATTGTTACAGCTCAAACATCTTGGCTTAGTTAATCGTCCTTTGTCTACTCCTGTCTACTCCTCCAAATGTCAAATGGAGCATTTTTATGATTGTTGATTTGGTTGAAATTAGTTCAGTTTTCTGCTAACCAAGCTAACAATTACCAACTGCTAGCCTGAAGCTAGCATGTTGCTAATGGAGCATTCTAAGTAAATGAACTCATGTTTTCTGATGGGCCAGCAAACAGTTATGTATTGTACTCTTGTGGACTGTGTATGTTTACAGGATTGTTTACTTCCTACGTGGACACGTTTGTCTATCACGTGGGATTTTGCTTCCACCTGCCACCCACCACTACACCTTTGACAGTTCATTTTTCTTATTACTGAAGCTTATCAGTTCATGTTGACCTTTTGTTTATTGACAGAAGCTCATCTCTTTCTCATTTGTAATGCCTGCTATTTAATTTTTGTACGCAGTACAGTTTTCACAGTTCTACAATTGCTTCCAGAAAAGACTTCAAATGCTAACTGCCAACAGCCTTTACTGGAAGTGTGCTATCCCGTTGCATAGCTGTGCAGCTACAGGCATAGTGAGGATAGAAGGTGTACGGTCAGCATAGCAAGACGGACTTACTCTTCTTTGGGCAGTATTCATTTACTGGAAAGTTGTTAAATGTCAGAATGACTCCCAACGTCCAGTTGAGAtcctttgtctctttctctaaGTTGCTCCTGTCCACGATCAGCTTCTCATTTTGTGCTATGAGGTTGCTGAGGTCTGCTTTCTGCCGGTTCATTGCCACGCTGACTGTGATGAGAATGAGAATGAGACAGAACATCAGTCAATCAGCGGATGCATGTGGTGTTATTGTGGAGTATTATTTTCCATACGCCTGCTTGTCTACTATGACCTTTCCAGACTGACTTCCTACCTACAGTAACAATACTTTTACATGTGTTAGCCTTTTAAAAACACTCCAGCATCCAAAAATTGAAAGTTGGTTGCTGTGCAGCGTCCATAAGTTGCAGTATGTTGTGAGAAAATGACCAAGCAGATGTAGATGCAGTTAACGTGGTTCTAGCATGCTCCAACCGTTAGTTTCTTGCTTGAAAAAGGTCGCTCCTTAGCCATCAGCTCTCTGATGTCAGATTGTccttaaacacagcagcaggtagaGCTTTGAAATGGTTCCTGCTCATTGCTGCATTACTCTGTGACCAAACTAAACGATAAGATAATCTGTCTTAAGCAACATTCAGATCTCTGCAAAACAACCGTCAGAAAATCCATTTAAAAATGCATAGTATACTATTTGGAAAGGTGTGATTTTTTTCAGATACTTACAGTTATGCCAGTAGAAATTGGTAGCAATAAGGTTGAATCTAGTGAAATAATACAATTAATGGTAAAGGCATACTCTGGTAGTTCTGAATCAATAGTTTCAAAACCGGGGAATTAACACAAACTATATCAAGGACAGGTGGGAGGcgtaaataaatgaaaaaaatatcagGTCGTAAATGATTACAGATTGATCCACCACAGATTGACTTTCCTCATGAGATTAAAATATGACCTATACATTGCAAGATGGGCAAGATGGAGCAGGCTCTGATCAGAATAAGGAGTGTGATTTCCCTCTCCtcagtctttatttatttttaaagtgcCATTTACTTCACTAATATGGTCGGCATGGTCATGCAAGCCCTCTGGCAAGCTACTTCGTACTGTATAAAGAACCTCTGTCCATCAGCTGTGATACAGTATTTGAATATTCTTCATTTCATGGTGCTAGGCAGCAATGTGCTGTGCTGGtgctgttgttgtctgtgttatgttgtttatgtttcctgtcattgaaaaagcaataaaaattaagcaactaaaaataaaaatgcatagTAGTGCCAAATTGGATCATAATATAGATCAAACCAACCAAAAAGTAAACCAAACAAAACTGcaaatcagaaataaaaagtgaaatccATACGGAAATGGCAGAAAGCAGGCCCGGTTCAGAGAAGGCTGAacatacatgtttgttttctgttggtaGAGGACGTCCCACACTGACTCTGTCTGTGAGCTGCTATGATTGTTAAATGAAAAGTTCTGGGTGTGTTGAAATGAAACTCACTGTAGATGATGGCGCTGATGCTAACCACCAGGAGGACGCAGAGGAtccccaaacacacaggcaACACACGAAAGTGAGAGCGTGCAGCTGCTTGACCATCTGCTTGTAATGAGAAAGCTCATATTGAAATCATGGTTGCGATTATGATCAAGGCATTCATTGTTTTGGTAGCATGGAAAATGTATTGTCATTTTGGACTGTACCACACTCAATGCtcagctttttctcttttcctttggGGTTAGATGACTGAAGTGAACCACTGAACATCTGTGAGTTATGAAACTCTGAAAGTAAAAACGccgtgttaaaaaaaaaaaaaaaaaatcagacttttacaaacaaactgtgtttactatTAATGGTTTTtcagtggtgaacctcgctccatcctcgctggtgaatgactgagcctttccaggatgcccctttcatacccaatcatgatactctcacctgttaccaatgaacctgtttacctgtggaatgttccaaacaggtgtttttggaacattccacatctttcccagtctttgaaacgtgttgctaCATCggattcagaataagcagatatttccaaaaaatcaatgaggctgatgcagtcaaactttaaatatattgtctttgtgctgttttcaactgagcacatgtcaaaaaggattagcaaattttccaattctgttttatttatgttttatacagcatccaaactttttttggagtcagtgttttgttgctttaatcacTTCTATAATGGTGCTTGGAGCTTTCCAAGTAAATTTGGCAAAATAATTTTTCCCAAAACTCAAGTTAGATGTTATGAAAAATTTCCAAAAAGGACCAAAAAAAAGCCAGTTAGGTTTTCTTTCAATAATAATGATTCATCATCAATATTAAGTgaatttgtgctttttctgtAAGTAAAGGATATTGTGGGGTTTATAATGTTGCATACTTTGCAAATAAAACCCTCCACAGATTGTATAACTTACCTGACGCAGTAGTCGTGGGCCCTTTAGGTTTTACATCAGCATAAATCGTCTGGTCCTCTTTTTTCTCTGGATGAATAACAACATGGAGAAATGATGAGATAACTGAATTAATAGTGATTATTTTTCACAACATCAATGAGTGACGTTATATGGGACTGAGTCTGATGCAGACAACTTCctgttgaaacaggaagtgatcattTGTGTAAACTAAGTGTTACTGGATCAGAGgggtttctgtttttttaaaatctgctttaatATCACAGTTTTTTCTGCACTGATTTGAAGGGTTCTGCCAACTGTGGTCTAAGACTGAAGGACTGAAAATGCTGTGACGCAGGAATCAAAACATCAAATGCATTTCCTCAAACCTTCAACGATTTGTGGTTCTCTTCTCGCTTCAGCTCACTTTACACACAGCCATCACATTAGACAGCTCGGTCTGCAAAAAACACTTAACAGGTGCAGATTTCTTTTGAGAAGCTTCCGAGCACATCCAGAATATGAACAGTCCCTCTCTCTTAATGAAAGTCAGATGTTTTTTCTGCATATTACTCTAAACTTTAAATCCCACATCTCATGTACATGTTGCACTCACTGAGTGTAAACGACAGGGAGGAcatggagcagcagagaggctgccTGAATATCTGATTTCCTTTAGACAGCCTCTTTACTGCTCTACTTACTGAGCCAACACCTTCTGAAACATGCATTTGCTGTTTTACTAACTACAGTTTTGGTGTTTGAGtcacattttggaaaaatggGCCTTTTGTTGGCAGAAACATGTGGTCACGGCACATGGACATTTTCTTACGTGACACTTTCAAACCAATGAATTTGAACTGGAGGTACCTTTAATGCCTGCACCACATCCACCATTGTTCTCATTCGGCAAGAACAAATATGCAACCTACTTAACATTAGATTAAGGCGGGAAAACTACGAGGggaggtttaggaaaagatcatggctAAGTGCTTCCTTCAAACAATGAACAATGACTCTTTGTTTCAGACTGGAACCTAATTAGTTTGAAAGTCGTGCTGAGTGTCACAAATTAATTGAACATTTTGGGACTATTTCAACAATCTGCCCTGACTCCAGGCTGTTTGTTATCACTGCATCAGAACTgttgagaaaaactgtaattacAGGAAACTGTGATGTGGAGAAAGATGGTGTTAACCTGGTGTATAACAGAGAGCCCTTAAAAAGGTGTTAAATAGTccaaaaatatcagaaaactTTGCTTAATTTAAAAAAGCCACTTACCTTTTGGAGGTGGGCCACCATTTTTAAAAACCACAGAGGCATAATTGatttcttcctccatccttAAACGTCACCTGTACTTGCTTGAGCGCAGGGAACGAGAGCTGGCGTTAACACACTGATGCCGTTGCCTGACAGGTGTAGCTGAGCTGAGTGCTTTGGTGAACACATGAGAggttcctcttcctccttcacaaactgcagctggtGAGTTTGCATAATGACACGTTTTTACTGGACAACCTAAACCAGTGATGCTGAAGGTGCGGTGAAGCTTTGTGGTCATGGATTACACAAGATGACTGTTTTTTCTTGTCTCAGACATACAGCTGCTTGTGTAATTAATAACACTCTATTATGACAGAGGAACACATTTCAGCACGACACAGACCTCAGCCGTTTAACCTGTCAGGTTTATTTCTGATGGCTTAAAAGACGTTTGGATTTCAAGTGAAGGGTTGTCATTGTACTGTCTTTATCATCATTGGTAAGACTAATAGTGAATCAGTATGTGTTACCGTGCTATTAAATGTCTAGCCTGTAGGATTTAGGGGATATATGGCAGAAATTTGTTTGTAttcacagctttgttttcattaatgtaTTATCACCAGAGCTCTTATCTACAGGCGGAGCGGGTCCTCTTCTACAGAGTCCGCCATgcttctacagtagcccagaacagacaaaccaaacactgcctCTAGGGGGcgcctttcttgtttttcacatttttaacagCCACTGTCGGGGGAGAAtgaggcgaggggtattcagttggttgcaatctcCACCGTCACCACTAGAAGCCACTAAATCCTTCAGATTATTGTCAACAAACACCATAAAAAAGCTAAAACCTACATGAGCTTGTTGGTATCCCAGTGCCTTCAGACCTTTCTCCCCTGTCTGTAGCACTCAGCCCAAAGCTTATTTCCTCCTGCCAAAGACTACTGAAAATGAGTCTCATacataatttcatttaaaaaccagGCTCAGTGGTTTCTTAAAATCCAGCTGGGCGCTGTAGGTTTTAGCAAATGGGAGTAAATTGTGCTTGAGACTATTTTCAGGGATGgatgaatacacatttggtCTTCCAGGAGTATTTATAGTAAGAAGAGGGTGTATGTTGGATTGCTAAAGAAACTATGCTTGTTGTAATGAAAAAACACGTCACCCAGTGCAAcggtgtggctcattgatgtgtttttaatgttttttggaCAGTAATGGAGGAATATGGTGGATCAGGTTTTCACTACACAAACACCGCTTGATaggatcagttcattgtttgGTCTTTTCGTGGGATTTCTTGACAATAAAGTAtgaatatcaccagacttatACTTTAAAAAGTAGAGTATTTAATGTTGGTCATttacactcagtggccactttattaggtacacctgtaaTCTAATACAACGGCTCCACTATAAAGTGTATCTTCACAAAGTTTATAGTGTTCAGTTTTTTGGTGACGTCAGAAATGTATAAATTCAATTATATGTCTATTATTGAGGTCATAGATAAATTTGTGCTGGATGACATTAAATTTAGAGAAACGTCATATTTTTTGTTCTTCTCCTTTATATATGACAGGAACATTTATccaggacaaagacagagatagATGGGGGTTTTTTTATTCATGAGTTTGTATTAAGTTTGAATTCTTATCTGTCAAATATATGAATTCAAGCCTGTTATATATCACTCAAAGGTGATGCTGTAGTCTGCAACATGAAATGGAGACTTTCATTAAAttacaaaaagacaacaaaaagaaTATGTTTACCTcttttgttttaaaacacaggaaaaacaccaCGTATCACTTTTAACAACAGCTCAGATACATCGAGTCCTTAGATATTAAATAATCAGTTTGGATAATGCATCTGATTCTCTGAGCAGGGCTCTTGTTTCACAGATCCAGCGGTTCCTCATGTCACAGCTAACTCTGTGCCAGTTGGCCAGAGGATCCGCTTGTGACAGAGTTAGAGCACAAGATACTTTGTAGGCAGGTTCTGATGTCGTCCAGTACCTAGAGAAGAAAACATTCACATGGTATCAGTCTGCATGTCTGCTTGACTTTTTGGGAAATGTTCTTTCCTGCAGAGGATCAGTTGAGAGGACTGCGACTATGCTCCCctttttaaatatgaagctacagccggcagctaattagcttagctGAGCCCAAAGGCTGgagacagggggaaacagctagcataaATGGACAGAGCCAATGAGgaagtgccttaaacctgcactctttctaatggccagcagggggcgactccactggATGCTAAAAGAAGTTTGATTGAAGGTAAGGTTATGAGGAACTGACCCTACTTctccaaaaaacacagattgGCAACTGCCTTAAAGCCAAACTCGAGGCTTCAAAACACACTAACGGGTGATGTCACAGTGGGTTTATGTTTGGTCTGAAGGTGTCTAAATCTGATTCGATTCGACACCTTGACAGCGTCAGGCCAGCTGTTTAcgcctgttttcagtctttatgcttaGCTAACGGCTTGCAGGCTATCGCTGCATATTTCAAGCAAAGACACAAGAGTGGCATCAATCATCTCATCGAACACTCaggaagaaagcaaataagctgATTTCCCAAAACGTCAAAGCTTTAATGCGGATGTGTACAGTTGGCAGTTGATAGATTGAGGTTATGTGTGAGTCTCAGTGCTGTCCCATCCATCAAAGTCTCTGTACAATCGTCAGTGTCAGACTAATTGCAGGGTTACAGTTAACAAATTACACCCATGGTTAACCTTAAACCAGCTGAAGTGTTTGGGCTGAATGAAGACATTTTCCATAAGTTCACTGCTTCCTCCATCTTAGCCCTTTTTGCTTATTTTGGCACAAACTTTCTGCCTTTGGCATCACTGAGGGACATGTTGAAAGAGATTTTCCCATctgctttttctcatttcaccaTCTGCTTCTTTTAAAAACTGGAGGATTTTAGCTTCCATCAGATTTGTCGGTGACACAAAGtgcaaactgcagcacacaggaGGGAAGAGGCTGCCAGTCCTTTTGCCGAGGGTCTTGTTTGTTTAGAATAACGATCAAGTTATGTGTCTGAATTACTGTGCTCATGACTCACGGAGGTTAAATGTGGCAACttttcactgactgtgtgtatttttgcacTTACGTCAAAGTGACATTGCTTCCATCTACCCACATCCACGTGCCCGTCACTTCCTTGCTGCCCAAGCCAATCCAGTAGCCATGATTGTCATCATCgtatttttctgtgtggttATTGATGAATTCCTACATTTGTGACACAAgttaatgaagaaaaaaaaaatctctttgtcttttctatAATATAAGAATAATGATTTAAAATACATGTTTCTCTACAGCATATTTCATACAAAAAAGATGCAATAGCTTTGTTGCTCTCTAGCTTTGTTTGGGtgtgaaaatacaaatgaagtCAAATGAAATCCGTCTCACCTGTTCCTCCTGGCTTTCGATCACCGCCagatctgctttcatttgtctgcAATTATCACGGCTTCCCTCCCAAGTCCTCCAGTTATAATAATAAGTATAGTCAACAAACCGGTAACAGCTCAGCTGAAACAGCACCCATCCATCCAGACAAGGTTTACACACTGTTAAAGAAGAACGAGACAACAACATCTTAATCATGGTCACTTTCAACtgaatttccccagcgtgggataAATTaagtcttatttatttaattaaagaacatatacagtatatctttATATATATCTTTTTTGCTAAtaaatattgtctttgtttatttagGTAATTCCGctcaaatcaatgtttttgtgCCAGAAAGCTCAAGCTCTGACTGATCATTGGGGTAAAACAAGGTTCacaagtgaataaataaataaaaataccataaaaaagtgaaataactgCAGTCACAGTTCAAAATTAAGTGGAGACAAACCCCCGACAGACTTAAATATACCATGTTTCCACCTTTCTGTGGGCAGAAGGTCTCAACAGGGAAGTTCTCATATTCCATGATGACGCCGATGGTCCACTTgagtccgtctctctctctgttcagcTCTTCTGTCAGACTCTCTAAGTCGGTCTTTTCTGTCCACAGCTGCAGATTCTCTGCTGTTAAGTTggtgttttctctttgctgctctGACATGACCGTGTTGACTGCGGTCAGGGGAGAAACCGTTACTGATGCGCTCACTTTTTACTGTCACTCTGCCTTGAAAGTCCTTGaaaacaggaggacagactTACAGTGGATAATGAGGGCGACGATGACGGACAGCAGGATCACACAGATGATCCCCAAACCTGCTGCCACCAAATGAAGCAGAGTGTACAGCTCagccttcttttcttttctttcttctttctccactAAGAACGGAAATACAATCAATTTATTATTCCCATTAGAAGGAAATTGTCatatcttttttattattatggtAAATCACAGTTAACCTGGTATGACAGGATTTGTATCAGACAGCTTCTCCCCGCTCACCACCTCGTCATAGATTATCTccaaattgtttgttttctctgcaaaaagcaaaagagatttgaggaaatgaaatgttatttcttTCAAAAGTCACTTCCTTGTTTGCAGCGTCTGTATCTGCaatttaaagaaacacttcaGTTGTGACTTACCGACAGCAAAACCTGGTGTTTACTGTAATACTGAATATATTTTTGCTGTAAGACGAGCCTATAGCTACTCTGGACATGTTTAACCGATTGTCCATGGGAACTTTAAAGAtacacaaaatgacacagtgaGACAAACTAATGTCTGATTCCTTACTGCTAAAGGTGGTTTAGAGTGCACATTGTCTTTCACTTGTCAGCCCAAGCAGTGTTAAAACCTACAGAGCTTTACAGTATTTTAGCTTCTTGTTGAGACCCTAAAGTTTCCAAAGCTACAAAATGCTGTTAAGCAACTTAAAATGCTGCAATGCTGGAattctgcagccacaaacatcATCACCATCGATCAGCTTCCAAGTgttgaaatgagagaaagattTTTCTAAATTTAAAGAAATTCACGGGTAAATCTCAGATGGGAGAGATTTAGAATTATTGCTTTTACACAAATACAATATTTTTACCCAGATAGGAGGTTTGCTGATGTTGTGTGTAATCATACATAAAGATGTTTATTCTGAAGAAAGTCTGGAAGCTGCCTGGAACAAGCTGAGCGACCTGCTCAGAAGCcagcggtggaggaagtattcagattctttCCATTACAGGTAAAagtgcattcaaaatcttattCAAGTACAAGTATTTTCAAGTACAGTGTGCTCATTGTGGAGcaaagcagtcagtcagtgtttaatCATTAGATTGTATTATTATTGCTGATGCATAGGCAGCACTTCAGGGTTGTAACTACTATAAACAGAGTAGTTTTATGTAGAAGAGTGCAGGTCATAATGTTTTGTATGTacaaaatatatttgaaattaCTGTCTACAtgtattaaataaatgtagtaagaaagtacaatatgtccctctgaaatgtagcgGAGTAGGAGTTTAAAGTAGCAGGAAATAGAATACAAGTCTGTGTTTAAGtacttgagaaaatgtactTAGTTCCTTTCCACACTCAGAAG
It includes:
- the LOC143325094 gene encoding C-type lectin domain family 4 member A-like isoform X2, encoding MEEEINYASVVFKNGGPPPKEKKEDQTIYADVKPKGPTTTASADGQAAARSHFRVLPVCLGILCVLLVVSISAIIYISVAMNRQKADLSNLIAQNEKLIVDRSNLEKETKDLNWTLGVILTFNNFPVNEYCPKKTGPSVLLDCNPCKKNWIAFQEKCYLFYKESSWRSWGASRKYCQDTSADLVVINSQQEQEFISNNIKSYFDKFHGFWLGLKEFGANNWVWVDGHNDTLSYWMEERLGATGPCALMIPGRNVSANWDPAECTMNNKFICEHEVLIKSN
- the LOC143325094 gene encoding C-type lectin domain family 4 member A-like isoform X3, which gives rise to MEEEINYASVVFKNGGPPPKEKKEDQTIYADVKPKGPTTTASDGQAAARSHFRVLPVCLGILCVLLVVSISAIIYISVAMNRQKADLSNLIAQNEKLIVDRSNLEKETKDLNWTLGVILTFNNFPVNEYCPKKTGPSVLLDCNPCKKNWIAFQEKCYLFYKESSWRSWGASRKYCQDTSADLVVINSQQEQEFISNNIKSYFDKFHGFWLGLKEFGANNWVWVDGHNDTLSYWMEERLGATGPCALMIPGRNVSANWDPAECTMNNKFICEHEVLIKSN
- the LOC143325094 gene encoding C-type lectin domain family 4 member E-like isoform X1, which translates into the protein MEEEINYASVVFKNGGPPPKEKKEDQTIYADVKPKGPTTTASEFHNSQMFSGSLQSSNPKGKEKKLSIECDGQAAARSHFRVLPVCLGILCVLLVVSISAIIYISVAMNRQKADLSNLIAQNEKLIVDRSNLEKETKDLNWTLGVILTFNNFPVNEYCPKKTGPSVLLDCNPCKKNWIAFQEKCYLFYKESSWRSWGASRKYCQDTSADLVVINSQQEQEFISNNIKSYFDKFHGFWLGLKEFGANNWVWVDGHNDTLSYWMEERLGATGPCALMIPGRNVSANWDPAECTMNNKFICEHEVLIKSN
- the LOC143324042 gene encoding uncharacterized protein LOC143324042, translating into MDEELNYATVTFKTDAISAHEKTNNLEIIYDEVVSGEKLSDTNPVIPVEKEERKEKKAELYTLLHLVAAGLGIICVILLSVIVALIIHFNTVMSEQQRENTNLTAENLQLWTEKTDLESLTEELNRERDGLKWTIGVIMEYENFPVETFCPQKVCKPCLDGWVLFQLSCYRFVDYTYYYNWRTWEGSRDNCRQMKADLAVIESQEEQEFINNHTEKYDDDNHGYWIGLGSKEVTGTWMWVDGSNVTLTYWTTSEPAYKVSCALTLSQADPLANWHRVSCDMRNRWICETRALLRESDALSKLII